The following proteins come from a genomic window of Candidatus Saccharibacteria bacterium oral taxon 488:
- a CDS encoding UDP-N-acetylmuramoyl-tripeptide--D-alanyl-D-alanine ligase — MRLFKTLISRILARSVTTFFLHNPHIKLVAVVGSVGKTTTKSTLVSVLNSSYKVRTNRGNFNAEFSAPLEILGVDSPRNPRSVWNWLSVLRRARRAARRQHDINVIVQEFGVDHPGEMAAFGRYIRPDITIVTAIAPEHMEFFGSLETVAREEFALAECSEKVIYNRDDIRPEFVDFADCGQVISYGTEPGADYQIAIGKFTSGKGFQCRLIHADQTSRSFIIPVVGAHQLRVAGGAAAVALELGLDIECVMTMLENFTPVSGRMNILPGINDATIIDDSYNSSPLAVKSALATLYQLPAKTKIAVLGDMNELGQTTAAEHAAVGALCDPKQLDHVITVGRLAEQFLAPVAQQKGCTVTSFAKATEAAKLLARLANKDTTFLFKGSQGGIYLEEAIKPLLKNPADSQKLVRQSDAWLEKKRQFFESDH, encoded by the coding sequence ATGAGACTCTTCAAAACCCTCATCTCGCGCATTCTCGCCCGTTCTGTCACTACGTTCTTCCTGCATAATCCGCACATCAAGCTCGTTGCCGTCGTTGGCAGCGTCGGCAAAACTACTACCAAATCAACCCTCGTCAGCGTCCTAAACTCCAGTTATAAAGTCCGCACCAACCGCGGCAACTTCAACGCCGAGTTTAGCGCGCCGCTGGAAATCCTCGGTGTCGATTCACCACGGAATCCCCGCTCGGTATGGAATTGGCTATCGGTCCTGAGGCGAGCCCGCCGCGCTGCCCGTCGCCAGCATGACATCAACGTTATCGTCCAAGAATTTGGCGTTGACCATCCCGGCGAGATGGCTGCGTTCGGCCGCTATATTCGCCCTGACATCACCATCGTCACCGCCATCGCACCCGAGCACATGGAGTTTTTTGGCTCACTAGAAACTGTCGCCCGAGAGGAATTTGCCCTCGCTGAATGTAGCGAAAAAGTGATCTACAACCGCGATGACATTCGCCCCGAGTTCGTGGACTTCGCTGATTGCGGCCAAGTCATTTCCTACGGCACTGAGCCGGGCGCTGACTACCAGATAGCTATCGGTAAATTTACCAGTGGCAAGGGCTTTCAGTGCCGGCTCATCCACGCCGACCAAACCTCGCGTTCATTCATCATTCCTGTTGTCGGCGCGCATCAACTCCGTGTTGCCGGCGGCGCAGCGGCGGTGGCGTTAGAGCTTGGACTTGACATTGAATGCGTGATGACTATGCTCGAGAATTTCACGCCAGTCAGCGGCCGCATGAATATCTTGCCCGGCATCAACGACGCAACCATCATCGACGACTCGTATAATTCCAGCCCCCTTGCCGTAAAATCTGCCCTGGCAACCCTCTACCAGCTGCCCGCCAAAACAAAGATCGCCGTCCTTGGCGACATGAACGAGCTAGGCCAGACCACGGCTGCCGAACACGCCGCCGTTGGCGCGCTATGCGACCCAAAGCAGCTTGATCACGTTATCACCGTTGGCCGCTTGGCCGAGCAATTCCTCGCTCCAGTTGCTCAGCAAAAGGGCTGCACCGTCACTTCGTTCGCCAAGGCCACCGAGGCCGCCAAGCTCCTCGCTCGCCTGGCCAATAAAGACACCACCTTCCTCTTCAAGGGCTCGCAGGGCGGCATCTACCTCGAAGAAGCCATCAAGCCGCTCCTCAAAAACCCCGCCGACAGCCAAAAGCTCGTCCGCCAGTCAGACGCGTGGCTTGAAAAGAAACGGCAATTTTTTGAAAGCGACCATTGA
- a CDS encoding ATP-binding cassette domain-containing protein, producing the protein MNDPSTRIKLTNVTKRFGFGDAEQVALDNVNLEVKKGEFIAIVGPSGCGKTTLLNILGLLDHPSEGEYYLDNKSVEDLTATHHATIRSRDIGFIFQHFNLIPRLTVIDNVALPLTYKGISKTKRLQEASRILRNFHLGEREYYLPHQLSGGQVQRVAIARALVNSPSIILADEPTGNLDSKSSHIIMEELSDIHRRGNTIIMVTHNPELLSYASRVISMLDGRIDTDTHHIKKIFKQKLGGDDQPATPAKSTPSHTATAKDANDESEEKAKPTEPTKTTPEKQMAEQPAMATTPDKPASPVKSPDDLPPKRPLGATSTKTTAKTTKTDTEQSKKSADPNTAKSSSAPTDKQLTPKSDKADDAKTDAAKSTKKPAKKERKATKKS; encoded by the coding sequence ATGAACGATCCTTCAACGCGAATTAAACTTACTAATGTAACGAAACGATTTGGCTTCGGTGACGCCGAGCAGGTGGCGCTGGACAACGTCAATCTCGAGGTCAAAAAGGGCGAGTTTATCGCCATCGTTGGCCCATCCGGTTGCGGCAAGACGACCCTACTCAACATCCTCGGATTGCTCGACCATCCGTCAGAGGGCGAATATTACCTCGACAATAAATCAGTCGAGGATCTGACGGCGACCCACCACGCCACAATTCGTTCGCGCGATATCGGCTTTATTTTTCAACATTTCAATCTCATCCCGCGCCTGACGGTGATTGATAATGTTGCCCTGCCGCTCACCTACAAAGGCATCAGCAAAACCAAGCGCCTCCAAGAAGCCAGCCGGATTTTACGCAACTTCCATCTGGGCGAGCGCGAATATTATCTGCCACATCAGCTATCCGGCGGCCAGGTTCAGCGCGTGGCAATCGCCCGAGCACTGGTCAACAGTCCGTCAATTATCCTGGCCGACGAGCCAACCGGCAACCTCGACTCCAAGTCCAGCCACATCATCATGGAGGAGCTGTCCGATATTCACCGCCGAGGCAACACGATTATCATGGTGACGCACAATCCAGAGCTGTTGTCCTATGCCAGCCGGGTGATTTCTATGCTCGATGGGCGCATTGATACCGATACGCACCATATCAAGAAGATCTTTAAGCAAAAGCTGGGCGGCGATGACCAGCCAGCAACTCCAGCTAAATCAACTCCATCACATACAGCAACCGCCAAAGACGCAAACGATGAGTCGGAGGAAAAAGCCAAGCCAACCGAGCCAACAAAGACCACTCCCGAGAAGCAAATGGCTGAACAGCCGGCCATGGCGACTACTCCCGACAAACCTGCTAGCCCAGTGAAATCCCCGGATGACCTCCCGCCAAAGCGACCGCTTGGCGCCACTTCAACCAAAACAACCGCAAAGACCACAAAAACCGATACTGAACAGAGTAAAAAATCAGCTGACCCTAATACTGCGAAAAGTTCTAGCGCGCCAACCGACAAGCAACTCACCCCTAAATCCGATAAAGCCGACGATGCAAAAACCGATGCCGCCAAATCAACGAAGAAACCAGCCAAAAAAGAACGGAAAGCTACGAAAAAGTCATGA
- a CDS encoding ribonucleoside-diphosphate reductase subunit alpha: protein MKRDGTKEPFDANKINAAILKACDGLPDQVSKVVQVATELQLTLFDGITTEQLDQAVIQTTLQNVKDDPDYDKIAARLLLKTIYKSILGDYETADELKKLHAREFPKFVKAAVKDGLLDERMSDGRFDLKKLGEALRPERDDLSKYLGVMTNKNRYALRKQSGDPLETPQFTHMRIAMGLSYNEPDPTAAAIEFYEHMSKLEYLPGGSTRVNAGGSFPQLSNCFLLNVDDDMESIAKSVRDTMFIAKGTGGIGIGFTKLRAAGSPVKTTNTESTGPIPFMKMIDTALFAVSRKGKKAGAAAIYMENWHLNFGQFIDLRSNSGDPYMRTRFANTAVFISDEFMKRVQKHQDWYLFDPAETPDLPELYGEEFSARYKEYVKLAEAGKLRVFEKTSARQQFKQILTSLQATSHPWLTWKDTINVRALNNNTGTIHLSNLCTEITLPQDKDNIATCNLVSINLSAFLREDKTWDWDRLQEASRAATRQLDNLVDITQTPIPEAMHSNQQTRAIGIGVMGFTDVLEKLGYCYESNEAYELIDQLTEFISYHAIDQSADLAAKLGSYPTYNGSGWSKGLLPVDTLDALSDNRKLKVKIDRKTRLDWDSLRKKVKKGVRNATLMAIAPTANIGHVAGTTPGIDPQFAQIFSRSTLNGKFLEVNNNLVRDLKALNLWDDIKEEVFANQGDIQHIDAIPQKLKDVYKTSFQLSPYAFIEVAARAQKWVDQAISRNMYLETRDIDEYVEIYSEAWRRGLKTTYYLHVKPRHQSEQTTVSVEKLAEQKIRTGAKTRGFGFAKVNK from the coding sequence ATCAAACGCGACGGGACGAAAGAGCCGTTTGATGCCAATAAAATTAACGCGGCGATTTTGAAGGCCTGCGACGGGTTGCCAGATCAGGTTTCTAAGGTGGTGCAGGTGGCGACCGAGTTGCAACTGACGCTATTTGACGGGATTACCACCGAGCAACTGGACCAGGCTGTCATCCAGACGACACTACAGAATGTTAAGGATGATCCAGATTATGATAAAATCGCAGCCCGCTTGCTGCTAAAGACTATCTATAAGAGCATTTTGGGCGATTACGAGACGGCAGACGAATTAAAGAAATTGCATGCACGGGAGTTTCCGAAGTTTGTTAAAGCGGCGGTCAAAGATGGCTTACTTGATGAGCGGATGAGTGATGGTCGGTTTGATTTGAAAAAATTGGGTGAAGCATTACGGCCAGAGCGCGACGATCTCAGTAAATACCTCGGTGTGATGACCAATAAAAACCGCTATGCCTTGCGCAAGCAAAGCGGCGACCCGCTGGAAACGCCACAATTTACGCATATGCGCATCGCTATGGGACTTAGCTATAACGAGCCAGATCCAACTGCGGCCGCGATTGAATTTTATGAACATATGAGTAAGTTAGAATATCTGCCGGGTGGCTCGACGCGGGTCAATGCTGGCGGCTCCTTCCCGCAGCTCTCTAACTGCTTTTTACTAAATGTCGACGATGATATGGAATCAATTGCCAAGAGTGTGCGCGACACCATGTTTATCGCCAAGGGTACTGGCGGTATCGGCATCGGTTTTACTAAGTTGCGGGCAGCTGGTAGCCCAGTTAAGACCACCAATACCGAATCAACCGGCCCGATTCCCTTTATGAAGATGATTGATACGGCGCTGTTTGCGGTTAGCCGTAAGGGTAAAAAGGCGGGTGCAGCAGCCATTTATATGGAGAACTGGCATCTTAATTTTGGGCAATTTATTGATTTGCGCTCCAATTCCGGCGACCCGTACATGCGTACACGCTTTGCTAACACCGCGGTATTTATATCTGATGAATTTATGAAGCGGGTGCAAAAACACCAAGATTGGTATCTGTTCGATCCAGCGGAAACGCCAGATTTGCCAGAGTTGTATGGTGAGGAATTTTCCGCACGCTACAAAGAGTATGTCAAATTAGCGGAGGCTGGTAAACTGCGGGTTTTTGAGAAGACGTCAGCTCGCCAGCAATTTAAGCAGATTTTGACTAGTCTGCAGGCCACTAGCCACCCATGGCTAACCTGGAAGGACACTATCAATGTGCGGGCGCTGAATAATAACACCGGTACAATTCATTTGTCCAACCTTTGTACGGAAATCACCTTACCTCAAGACAAGGATAATATCGCCACCTGTAACTTGGTTAGTATCAATCTGTCGGCGTTTTTGCGTGAGGATAAGACTTGGGATTGGGATCGTTTGCAAGAGGCGTCACGGGCAGCAACGCGCCAGCTCGATAACCTGGTGGACATCACCCAGACGCCAATTCCAGAGGCGATGCACTCAAATCAGCAGACGCGGGCAATTGGTATCGGCGTTATGGGCTTTACCGATGTGTTAGAAAAGCTCGGCTACTGCTATGAGTCGAACGAAGCGTATGAGCTAATCGATCAATTGACGGAATTCATCAGCTACCACGCCATCGACCAGTCGGCGGATTTGGCAGCAAAGCTCGGTAGTTATCCGACATATAACGGTAGCGGCTGGAGCAAGGGGTTGCTGCCGGTTGATACATTAGATGCATTGTCTGATAATCGCAAGCTAAAGGTAAAGATTGATCGCAAAACGCGCCTGGACTGGGATAGTTTGCGTAAAAAAGTTAAAAAAGGTGTGCGTAATGCCACGCTGATGGCTATCGCCCCGACTGCTAACATCGGTCATGTGGCGGGAACGACGCCGGGGATTGATCCGCAATTTGCGCAGATTTTTAGCCGCTCGACGTTGAACGGTAAGTTTTTGGAGGTGAACAACAACCTGGTGCGTGACCTCAAGGCGCTGAACCTGTGGGATGACATCAAGGAAGAAGTCTTTGCTAACCAAGGTGATATTCAACACATTGACGCTATTCCGCAGAAACTGAAAGATGTGTATAAAACCAGCTTCCAATTAAGCCCATATGCGTTCATTGAAGTGGCGGCCCGGGCTCAAAAATGGGTTGATCAGGCAATTAGCCGCAATATGTATCTTGAAACTCGCGATATTGATGAATATGTGGAGATTTACTCTGAAGCCTGGCGGCGCGGTTTGAAAACGACTTACTACTTGCACGTTAAGCCGCGTCATCAATCAGAGCAGACCACAGTGTCGGTGGAAAAATTAGCAGAACAGAAGATTCGAACTGGCGCTAAAACGCGCGGGTTTGGATTTGCCAAAGTTAATAAATAA
- a CDS encoding SIS domain-containing protein, with the protein MLDDKNLLAQRDPGSTRTSAVAVTTQTDFAAEVELPAIPGEVTSVVLAGMGGSALAADMVKVLTADQVTVPLEVTKGYQLPNFVNEKTLVIAISHSGNTEETMSCYQQARERGCQLAVMATGGKLFAAAEADNVPRVRVPSGGQPRMSTIYHLRGLLKLLSQFEVIDDSLYHAVAASGVWLKDQLSQWAEEVPTADNYAKQLALKLIGSTQVFYAGELTWPLAYKWKISFNESAKNVAFWNQYPEFSHNEFIGWSSHPVDKPYKVVDFRSSLERSRIRERMELTDRLLSGMRPKAEVVELQGETLLEQLLWGLALGEIVSIYAGILNGVNPEPVALVEQLKKELS; encoded by the coding sequence ATGCTTGACGATAAAAATCTTTTAGCGCAGCGTGATCCGGGTAGTACACGAACGAGCGCAGTGGCAGTGACGACGCAGACGGACTTTGCGGCCGAAGTAGAGTTACCGGCGATCCCTGGTGAAGTAACCAGTGTGGTGCTGGCGGGTATGGGCGGCTCGGCGCTGGCGGCGGATATGGTCAAGGTGCTGACAGCTGATCAGGTCACGGTGCCACTTGAAGTGACAAAGGGTTATCAGTTGCCGAATTTTGTGAATGAAAAAACACTGGTTATTGCTATCAGCCACTCGGGCAACACCGAGGAGACGATGAGCTGTTATCAGCAGGCTCGTGAGCGTGGCTGTCAGTTGGCGGTGATGGCGACGGGTGGGAAATTGTTTGCGGCGGCCGAGGCGGACAACGTGCCGCGGGTGCGTGTCCCGTCGGGTGGCCAGCCGCGGATGTCAACGATTTATCATTTGCGCGGGCTGCTAAAGCTGCTCAGCCAGTTTGAAGTGATCGACGATAGCCTGTACCACGCGGTCGCAGCCAGTGGTGTGTGGCTGAAAGACCAACTGAGCCAGTGGGCCGAGGAGGTACCGACGGCAGATAATTATGCTAAGCAACTGGCGCTCAAACTGATTGGCTCGACTCAGGTGTTTTATGCGGGCGAATTGACATGGCCGTTAGCGTATAAGTGGAAGATTAGCTTTAACGAGTCGGCGAAAAACGTGGCGTTTTGGAACCAATATCCGGAGTTCAGCCACAATGAGTTCATCGGCTGGTCATCACATCCAGTCGATAAGCCGTATAAGGTCGTGGATTTTCGGAGCAGCCTTGAGCGTTCGCGAATTCGGGAGCGGATGGAGCTGACCGATCGGTTGCTATCGGGTATGCGCCCGAAGGCCGAAGTAGTCGAGCTACAGGGCGAGACGCTGCTTGAGCAGCTGCTGTGGGGGCTGGCGCTGGGTGAGATTGTCAGTATTTACGCGGGCATTCTCAACGGGGTCAATCCAGAGCCAGTGGCGCTGGTTGAGCAGTTAAAGAAAGAATTGTCGTAA
- a CDS encoding ABC transporter permease: MKMLLNNHFENATESLKSNKVRTYLSIFGIMVGIASITIILSLLTGTSRLFGDQSAKISDTTALIRSGSEARPDSLLSLSSGHAAQMVNTLTEQDAREIAKATNNSAAPLATFRTNISTPDGKTKLERTTVIGSSGELAKLAGLKLREGQFIDEANGVVIGKQLSIDLFGTEKSLGSVLKLRGETLTVVGVLDEPETAPSYLGVDFNRSIILPLAVSKKFTQNTAQIQQILITADNGTALQTKIDAAKKVLAQQHQGDTDYHTLVGQAITAPNSHLVNALSTAMAVIAGISLLVGGIGITNIMLVSVAERQREVGIRKAVGATNRTIVAQFLIESAIIGLFGGILGYVIGLGASFLLGMYLPFTPVLEWQAAALTIGGALIIGMLFGIYPASRAAGKDPIESLRH, encoded by the coding sequence ATGAAAATGCTCCTCAATAATCACTTCGAGAACGCGACTGAATCGCTCAAATCAAATAAAGTCCGCACCTACTTGTCGATTTTTGGCATCATGGTCGGCATCGCCAGCATCACCATTATCCTATCACTGCTGACTGGTACGAGTCGCCTGTTTGGCGATCAGTCCGCCAAGATCTCTGACACTACTGCGCTAATTCGGTCTGGTAGCGAGGCGCGGCCAGATTCATTGCTGTCACTCAGCTCCGGACACGCCGCCCAAATGGTGAACACACTGACCGAGCAGGACGCCCGAGAAATTGCCAAGGCGACCAACAACAGCGCCGCACCGCTGGCAACGTTTCGCACGAATATATCGACACCGGACGGCAAGACTAAACTAGAGCGCACCACCGTTATCGGTAGCTCAGGCGAACTGGCGAAACTCGCCGGCCTCAAGTTGCGCGAAGGACAATTCATCGACGAGGCCAACGGCGTCGTGATCGGCAAGCAGCTGTCAATTGACCTATTCGGTACTGAAAAATCCCTCGGCAGCGTCCTCAAGCTCCGCGGCGAGACACTGACAGTCGTCGGCGTCCTCGACGAGCCGGAAACTGCGCCTAGTTACCTCGGTGTTGATTTTAATCGCTCCATCATCCTGCCGCTGGCCGTCAGCAAAAAGTTCACCCAAAACACCGCCCAGATCCAGCAAATCCTCATCACCGCCGACAACGGTACGGCGCTGCAAACCAAAATTGATGCCGCCAAAAAAGTCCTCGCCCAGCAGCATCAGGGCGATACCGACTACCACACCTTGGTCGGTCAAGCCATCACCGCACCGAATTCACACCTGGTGAACGCACTATCAACAGCTATGGCGGTCATCGCCGGCATCTCGCTACTGGTCGGCGGCATCGGCATCACTAACATCATGCTGGTTTCGGTTGCCGAACGCCAGCGCGAGGTCGGTATCCGTAAAGCCGTTGGCGCCACCAACCGCACTATCGTCGCCCAATTCCTCATCGAATCAGCCATCATCGGTCTATTTGGCGGCATTCTCGGCTACGTTATCGGTCTCGGCGCGTCATTCCTCCTCGGTATGTACCTACCTTTCACTCCGGTTCTTGAATGGCAAGCAGCCGCCCTAACCATCGGCGGAGCGCTCATCATCGGTATGCTCTTTGGCATCTATCCAGCCAGCCGCGCTGCTGGTAAAGACCCAATCGAAAGCCTGCGCCACTAA
- a CDS encoding GNAT family N-acetyltransferase, translating to MEIMILPKLVTFHNEANVGVFLRGIHSIGNGWWYAQGQSGIDDCYWNYAYRVDGRAPSKGDMAQISTYCRQYGYPLNIWTTDSLNDMSFSLESREAWMVLVNNTALTGYSTTDSSGASITIVARPDKDMLMVFEAAYGTPDEDGGEIGYSGLPFAYVRSYAQQEPKHPLIHAVHSKVTVDGRCVAVGSALIGPDVGAIYSVGTAPDSRRKGYGSLATKAIVREVNARFKHDNPTILLQTEADSPVEEMYSSLGFERVTCGNLYGGQ from the coding sequence ATGGAAATTATGATCCTACCAAAACTCGTTACATTCCACAATGAAGCAAACGTTGGCGTCTTTTTGCGTGGGATTCATTCGATTGGGAATGGATGGTGGTATGCCCAAGGGCAGTCGGGAATCGACGACTGCTACTGGAACTACGCTTACCGCGTTGATGGGAGGGCACCTTCGAAGGGGGACATGGCGCAGATATCCACCTACTGTAGGCAGTACGGATATCCTCTCAACATCTGGACTACGGATTCGCTTAACGACATGTCCTTTTCTCTGGAATCTCGTGAAGCATGGATGGTCTTGGTCAACAACACTGCGCTAACAGGCTATTCCACCACCGATTCCTCGGGAGCTTCCATCACGATCGTGGCTCGGCCCGATAAGGATATGCTGATGGTCTTCGAGGCTGCGTATGGCACTCCCGACGAGGATGGTGGGGAGATTGGCTATTCTGGGCTACCCTTTGCATATGTGCGGTCGTATGCACAACAGGAGCCCAAGCATCCGTTGATTCATGCTGTACATAGCAAGGTTACGGTAGACGGTCGGTGTGTCGCAGTCGGCTCGGCCCTGATTGGGCCAGATGTTGGGGCGATCTACTCGGTAGGAACAGCCCCTGATTCCAGAAGAAAAGGTTACGGCTCTCTTGCTACAAAAGCAATAGTGCGTGAGGTAAACGCGCGGTTTAAGCACGACAATCCTACAATTCTGCTGCAGACTGAAGCGGACTCTCCAGTGGAGGAGATGTACTCGTCTCTAGGGTTTGAAAGAGTGACTTGTGGAAATTTGTACGGTGGTCAATGA
- a CDS encoding nucleoside deaminase has product MMNEYDSRLMERALGAARSAMQNGENPIGCVLAVDGKVVAIGETRVARGGPACHGENSMIECLGHRIWSVASNAVLYSTLEPCLMCIGACINAGIAKMYYGMDAVDGGVYALNAINTGLTNKLIVHGLTVHSQVVKIFQEYLTISRNEGGIQYARSLLAFHDIKEG; this is encoded by the coding sequence ATGATGAATGAATACGATTCTCGGTTAATGGAGCGTGCATTGGGTGCGGCTCGTAGCGCGATGCAGAATGGCGAGAACCCCATTGGCTGTGTCTTGGCGGTTGACGGGAAAGTGGTTGCTATTGGGGAGACCCGTGTTGCTCGCGGAGGTCCTGCATGTCACGGAGAGAACTCAATGATTGAATGTCTTGGACATCGAATTTGGAGTGTGGCTTCAAACGCTGTGTTGTATTCAACTCTTGAGCCTTGCTTGATGTGCATTGGAGCCTGTATCAACGCCGGAATTGCTAAGATGTACTATGGTATGGATGCAGTTGACGGTGGAGTTTATGCTCTCAATGCCATTAACACTGGCCTGACCAATAAACTGATTGTACATGGGCTAACGGTGCACAGCCAGGTCGTAAAAATCTTTCAGGAGTATCTAACGATTTCTCGTAACGAAGGAGGAATTCAGTATGCCCGGTCTTTGCTCGCGTTTCACGACATCAAAGAAGGTTGA
- the groL gene encoding chaperonin GroEL, whose amino-acid sequence MAKKVFYDDDARARVLGGAEALYNAVKVTYGPKGRNVVIAKGFGGPTVTHDGVTVAEGIELPENDDETLGYKVGADLIKQAAKNLNKQAGDGTTTVTVLTYSILKEANRLIAAGHNPMELRKGIEQAGAEIVKELNKLAEPIEGKSERVAEVATISAGDAEIGKLIAGVIEKVGKDGVVTVEAGQGLELEAEVVEGFSLDKGWVSPFFVTDTGRQEAVYEKPAILITDKKISSVQEFLPMLEKLAQSGKKDVVLIADEVEGEALSILVLNKLKGVFNTVAVKAPSFGDRRKEILRDIAVLTGATVISEDHGLTFENAGLEVLGSARKVIVGKDETTIIEGAGKPSGVKERIAEIKSLSDNASSEYEKEQFDKRAAALSGKVAVIKVGGATETEIDEKKFRVDDAVAATKAALAEGIVAGGGVTLVNLAGGLKVSGADSIAAGRQILKDALKQPFLQIMRNAGLNADALLAQVEAGKAGFGVNVMKPENELVDVKKAGVIDPARVTKEAVQNAVSIASTAATMGALVVDVPEPEAPAAPGGMPGMGMM is encoded by the coding sequence ATGGCAAAAAAAGTTTTTTACGATGACGATGCGCGCGCTCGCGTGTTGGGTGGCGCCGAGGCGCTGTATAACGCAGTCAAGGTAACCTACGGACCAAAGGGTCGTAATGTGGTGATTGCCAAGGGGTTTGGCGGGCCGACGGTAACGCACGATGGCGTAACGGTGGCAGAAGGTATTGAGCTGCCAGAGAATGATGATGAGACGCTGGGCTACAAGGTTGGTGCGGATTTGATCAAACAAGCGGCCAAGAACCTGAACAAGCAGGCTGGTGACGGTACCACGACGGTGACGGTGCTGACCTATTCGATTTTGAAGGAGGCTAACCGGTTGATCGCGGCGGGACACAACCCGATGGAACTACGCAAAGGCATCGAGCAGGCTGGTGCAGAAATCGTCAAAGAGCTGAATAAATTAGCTGAGCCAATTGAGGGCAAGTCTGAGCGCGTGGCCGAGGTGGCAACCATTTCGGCGGGTGACGCGGAAATTGGCAAATTGATCGCTGGTGTCATCGAGAAAGTTGGCAAAGACGGCGTGGTGACAGTCGAGGCTGGCCAAGGTTTGGAGTTGGAGGCTGAGGTCGTTGAAGGCTTTAGCCTGGACAAGGGCTGGGTCAGTCCATTCTTCGTCACCGACACTGGTCGGCAAGAGGCGGTGTATGAAAAACCAGCAATTTTGATCACCGATAAGAAAATTTCCAGCGTGCAAGAGTTCCTGCCGATGCTAGAGAAATTGGCACAAAGCGGCAAGAAGGACGTGGTGTTGATCGCTGATGAAGTCGAAGGCGAGGCGCTGAGTATTTTGGTGCTGAATAAACTGAAGGGTGTATTTAACACCGTGGCGGTCAAGGCACCAAGCTTTGGCGACCGCCGTAAGGAGATTTTGCGCGACATCGCGGTACTGACCGGCGCAACAGTGATTTCTGAGGATCATGGTTTGACATTTGAGAATGCTGGCCTGGAGGTCTTGGGTTCGGCGCGCAAGGTGATTGTCGGTAAAGACGAAACCACTATCATTGAGGGCGCGGGCAAGCCATCTGGTGTTAAGGAGCGAATTGCTGAGATTAAGTCTCTGTCCGACAACGCCTCCAGCGAATACGAAAAAGAACAGTTCGACAAGCGAGCAGCTGCTCTGAGCGGCAAGGTAGCCGTCATCAAAGTCGGCGGTGCGACCGAGACGGAGATTGACGAAAAGAAATTCCGCGTGGACGACGCAGTCGCAGCGACCAAGGCAGCCTTGGCTGAGGGAATCGTTGCTGGCGGTGGCGTCACCTTGGTGAATTTGGCTGGCGGCCTGAAAGTGAGCGGTGCAGACAGTATCGCGGCTGGCCGGCAGATTCTGAAGGACGCCCTGAAGCAGCCGTTCCTGCAGATTATGCGTAACGCTGGCTTGAACGCCGACGCACTCCTGGCGCAAGTCGAGGCGGGTAAAGCAGGCTTTGGCGTTAATGTGATGAAGCCTGAGAACGAATTGGTGGATGTCAAAAAAGCTGGCGTCATCGACCCAGCGCGCGTCACCAAGGAAGCGGTGCAGAACGCGGTATCCATCGCCTCAACTGCAGCAACCATGGGTGCACTGGTCGTCGACGTACCAGAGCCAGAAGCTCCAGCTGCGCCTGGCGGCATGCCGGGCATGGGGATGATGTAA
- a CDS encoding co-chaperone GroES: MDTPIQPLGDRVVAVREEAKTQTASGLYLPDNAKEKPVVAEVKAVGGDVKNVKVGDRILHDSYKFSEVKIDGTEYLIVREEDILATVV; encoded by the coding sequence ATGGATACACCTATTCAGCCTCTCGGTGACCGCGTGGTAGCGGTGCGCGAGGAGGCGAAGACACAGACGGCCAGCGGATTATATTTGCCGGACAATGCCAAGGAGAAGCCGGTGGTGGCTGAGGTCAAAGCAGTTGGCGGCGACGTCAAGAATGTGAAGGTGGGCGATCGAATATTGCACGATAGCTATAAATTTTCAGAAGTAAAAATTGACGGTACGGAATATTTGATCGTCCGCGAGGAAGATATTTTAGCAACGGTTGTTTGA